A single Agromyces sp. CF514 DNA region contains:
- a CDS encoding glycine C-acetyltransferase: MYGSVKSQLQAELDEIEQAGLTKRERGILGPQSSEVSVAGQEVLNFCANNYLGLANDPRIVAAAHRGLDEWGYGMASVRFICGTQEQHLELERRVSEFLGYDDTILFSSCFDANGGVFETLFGPDDAIISDELNHASIIDGIRLSKARRYRYRNRDLADLEVRLAEASDARRRVIVTDGVFSMDGYIPPLAEICDLADRYDALVFVDDSHAVGFVGEHGRGTPELCGVEGRVDITTGTFGKALGGASGGYVAARQEIVDLLRQRARPYLFSNTLAPAIVAGTLEALSLLESSGELRSRLNANAALFRELMTDAAFDLLPGEHAIVPVMFGDAVITSRVADELQKRGVYVTAFSFPVVPRGAARIRVQLSAAHSEDEIRRCVEAFIEARAAV; encoded by the coding sequence ATGTACGGATCGGTGAAGTCGCAACTGCAGGCGGAGCTCGACGAGATCGAGCAGGCCGGCCTGACCAAGCGCGAGCGGGGCATCCTCGGCCCGCAGTCGTCGGAGGTGTCGGTCGCCGGGCAGGAGGTGCTGAACTTCTGCGCCAACAACTACCTCGGCCTCGCCAACGACCCCCGCATCGTCGCGGCCGCGCACCGCGGACTCGACGAATGGGGCTACGGCATGGCCAGCGTGCGCTTCATCTGCGGCACGCAGGAGCAGCACCTCGAGCTCGAACGGCGCGTGTCCGAGTTCCTCGGCTACGACGACACGATCCTGTTCTCGTCGTGCTTCGACGCGAACGGCGGCGTGTTCGAGACCCTCTTCGGCCCCGACGACGCCATCATCTCCGACGAGCTGAACCACGCGTCGATCATCGACGGCATCCGCCTCTCGAAGGCGCGCCGGTACCGGTACCGGAACCGCGACCTGGCCGACCTCGAGGTGCGCCTGGCCGAGGCATCCGATGCCCGTCGCCGGGTCATCGTCACCGACGGCGTCTTCTCGATGGACGGCTACATCCCGCCGCTCGCCGAGATCTGCGACCTCGCCGACCGCTACGACGCGCTCGTGTTCGTCGACGACTCGCACGCCGTCGGGTTCGTGGGCGAGCACGGCCGCGGAACGCCAGAGCTGTGCGGCGTCGAAGGGCGCGTCGACATCACGACCGGCACCTTCGGCAAGGCGCTCGGCGGTGCATCCGGCGGCTACGTCGCGGCCAGGCAGGAGATCGTCGACCTGCTGCGCCAGCGCGCGCGCCCGTACCTCTTCTCGAACACGCTCGCGCCCGCGATCGTCGCCGGCACGCTCGAGGCGCTGTCGCTGCTGGAGTCCTCGGGCGAGCTGCGGTCGCGCCTGAACGCGAACGCCGCGCTGTTCCGCGAGCTGATGACGGATGCCGCGTTCGACCTGCTGCCCGGCGAGCACGCCATCGTGCCGGTCATGTTCGGCGACGCCGTGATCACCTCGCGGGTCGCCGACGAACTCCAGAAGCGGGGCGTCTACGTGACGGCCTTCTCGTTCCCGGTGGTGCCGCGCGGGGCGGCGCGCATCCGCGTGCAGCTCTCGGCCGCACACTCCGAAGACGAGATCCGCCGGTGCGTCGAGGCCTTCATCGAGGCGCGGGCCGCGGTCTGA
- a CDS encoding LacI family DNA-binding transcriptional regulator, protein MSESARPTLSDVAARAGVSASTASLAFSGSGPVSDATKQRVLAAAAELGYAGPDPRARSLRRGRSGIVGVVLEQRVRTAFLDPVKIQMLDGITEGIAPLGAGLLLLTDVGAVDLPLVDTTGGVPATPALSVENAPVDAVVLIGCSPRLSQTVAALRRRGIPTVAIEGAAGSDIPEISIDNRDATRRGAQHLRDLGHTDAAIVTLPLDPARTRGPLTQALEAGSTSDTASERLRGAREVFPHATGRAAAASSIEEGLEAGRVLLADPANRPTAIIAQSDLLAAGVLQAAEELGVAVPAEVSVLGFDGIRVDGLQHDLTTLVQPSVAKGRAAGEAVVRMLADDDGEPPASRCFTSVLHVGETTAPPRAG, encoded by the coding sequence ATGTCCGAGTCCGCCCGACCGACCCTGTCCGACGTCGCGGCGCGCGCCGGCGTCTCGGCCTCGACGGCCTCGCTCGCCTTCAGCGGATCCGGACCCGTCTCCGACGCGACGAAGCAGCGCGTGCTCGCCGCGGCCGCCGAACTCGGCTACGCCGGCCCCGATCCTCGTGCCCGCTCGCTGCGCCGCGGACGCTCGGGCATCGTGGGCGTCGTGCTCGAGCAGCGCGTTCGCACGGCGTTCCTCGACCCGGTGAAGATCCAGATGCTCGACGGCATCACCGAGGGCATCGCGCCGCTCGGCGCCGGACTGCTGCTGCTCACCGACGTGGGCGCCGTCGACCTGCCGCTCGTCGACACTACCGGCGGAGTCCCCGCGACCCCGGCCCTGAGCGTCGAGAACGCCCCGGTCGACGCCGTCGTGCTCATCGGCTGCAGCCCCCGGCTCAGCCAGACCGTCGCGGCCCTGCGCCGCCGCGGCATCCCGACGGTCGCCATCGAGGGCGCCGCGGGCTCCGACATCCCCGAGATCTCGATCGACAACCGCGATGCGACCCGTCGAGGAGCCCAGCACCTGCGCGACCTCGGGCACACGGATGCCGCGATCGTCACGCTCCCGCTCGACCCCGCCCGCACCCGCGGCCCCCTGACCCAGGCGCTCGAGGCCGGCAGCACGTCGGACACCGCGAGCGAGCGCCTGCGCGGCGCGCGCGAGGTGTTCCCGCACGCGACCGGACGCGCGGCCGCCGCGAGCTCGATCGAGGAGGGCCTCGAGGCCGGCCGAGTGCTGCTCGCCGACCCGGCGAACCGCCCGACCGCGATCATCGCGCAGAGCGACCTGCTCGCCGCCGGCGTGCTGCAGGCCGCCGAGGAGCTCGGCGTCGCCGTGCCCGCCGAGGTCAGCGTGCTCGGGTTCGACGGCATCCGCGTCGACGGGCTGCAGCACGACCTCACGACGCTCGTGCAGCCGTCGGTCGCGAAGGGGCGTGCGGCCGGCGAGGCCGTCGTGCGCATGCTCGCCGACGACGACGGCGAGCCCCCCGCATCGCGCTGCTTCACGAGCGTGCTGCACGTGGGCGAGACCACGGCTCCGCCGCGCGCCGGCTGA
- the tdh gene encoding L-threonine 3-dehydrogenase, giving the protein MKALFKPAPGAGFEFVERPEPIIGPADVKIRVLRTGICGTDLHIEAWDDWAASNITTPLVPGHEFSGEVVEVGPLVHDIAVGDLVSGEGHVVCGMCRNCRAGRRQMCIRTLGVGLHRDGAFAEYVVIPGANVWVHHAPVEPEVAAIFDPFGNAVHTALAFSVVGEDVLVTGCGPIGLMSIAVARHVGARFIVATDVSPARLELARSMGADDVVDVSNERVRAAQQRLGMREGFDVGFEMSGSPRALPEMIENMNHGGRIAMLGLPSEPYAIDWGKVVTHMLTVKGIYGREMFETWNSMSAMLQTSPVLGERVASIISERYPAHEWRKAFDSARSAGVGKVILDWTQV; this is encoded by the coding sequence ATGAAGGCCCTCTTCAAGCCTGCCCCCGGCGCCGGATTCGAATTCGTCGAACGGCCCGAACCGATCATCGGCCCCGCCGACGTCAAGATCCGGGTGCTGCGCACCGGCATCTGCGGCACCGACCTGCACATCGAGGCATGGGACGACTGGGCTGCTTCGAACATCACCACGCCGCTCGTGCCCGGGCACGAGTTCTCGGGCGAGGTCGTCGAGGTCGGGCCGCTCGTCCACGACATCGCCGTGGGCGACCTGGTCTCGGGCGAGGGGCACGTCGTGTGCGGCATGTGCCGCAACTGCCGTGCCGGACGCCGCCAGATGTGCATCCGCACGCTCGGCGTCGGACTGCACCGCGACGGCGCGTTCGCCGAGTACGTCGTGATCCCGGGTGCCAACGTCTGGGTGCACCACGCGCCCGTCGAGCCCGAGGTCGCCGCCATCTTCGACCCCTTCGGCAACGCCGTGCACACCGCCCTGGCGTTCTCGGTCGTCGGCGAAGACGTGCTCGTCACGGGCTGCGGCCCCATCGGCCTCATGTCGATCGCGGTCGCCCGTCACGTGGGCGCCCGGTTCATCGTGGCGACGGATGTCTCGCCCGCACGTCTCGAGCTCGCCCGCTCCATGGGCGCCGACGATGTCGTCGACGTCTCGAACGAGCGCGTGCGCGCGGCGCAGCAGCGGCTCGGCATGCGCGAGGGGTTCGACGTCGGATTCGAGATGTCCGGCTCGCCGCGTGCGCTGCCCGAGATGATCGAGAACATGAACCACGGCGGCCGCATCGCGATGCTCGGCCTGCCCAGCGAGCCCTACGCGATCGACTGGGGCAAGGTGGTCACCCACATGCTGACCGTCAAGGGCATCTACGGCCGCGAGATGTTCGAGACCTGGAACTCGATGTCGGCGATGCTGCAGACGAGCCCCGTGCTGGGCGAGCGGGTCGCGTCGATCATCTCGGAGCGGTACCCCGCCCACGAGTGGCGGAAGGCGTTCGACTCGGCCAGGTCGGCCGGGGTCGGCAAGGTCATCCTCGACTGGACACAGGTCTGA
- a CDS encoding carbohydrate ABC transporter permease — MSDLALDTRAMTAADVSPEASADRRRPVGSRTRRSGHWLVHLLLAAGAIVMVFPFVWQTLTAFKTFQDSVQVPPVVIPDPWVFTNFAEVFDSMPFGQMFLNSVLLTAGRTIGQVVLCTMAGYAFARIPFRGRNALFVVFLSVLMVPSQLYLLPQYEIIQTLGWINTLQALIVPGLFSAFGTFLMRQFFMSMPSELEEAARIDGANPWQTFWRIMVPLAKPGIIALTVFTVLWSWNDLLWPLVVTTDPAKMPLSVGLSQLVGLHGTDYPVLMAGALLATLPMLVTFMILQKQFIQGIAFSGSKG; from the coding sequence ATGAGTGACCTCGCGCTCGACACCAGGGCGATGACCGCGGCGGATGTCTCGCCCGAGGCATCCGCGGATCGTCGCCGTCCGGTCGGCAGTCGCACGCGCCGCAGCGGCCACTGGCTCGTGCACCTGCTGCTGGCCGCCGGGGCGATCGTGATGGTCTTCCCGTTCGTCTGGCAGACGCTCACCGCGTTCAAGACGTTCCAGGACTCGGTGCAGGTGCCGCCGGTCGTGATCCCCGACCCGTGGGTGTTCACGAACTTCGCCGAGGTCTTCGACTCGATGCCGTTCGGCCAGATGTTCCTCAACTCGGTGCTGCTCACGGCGGGCCGCACGATCGGCCAGGTGGTGCTGTGCACGATGGCGGGCTACGCGTTCGCGCGCATCCCCTTCCGCGGTCGCAACGCGCTGTTCGTGGTCTTCCTCTCGGTGCTCATGGTGCCGTCGCAGCTCTACCTGCTGCCGCAGTACGAGATCATCCAGACGCTCGGGTGGATCAACACGCTCCAGGCGCTCATCGTGCCCGGCCTGTTCAGCGCCTTCGGCACGTTCCTCATGCGGCAGTTCTTCATGTCGATGCCGTCGGAGCTCGAGGAGGCCGCACGTATCGACGGGGCGAACCCGTGGCAGACGTTCTGGCGCATCATGGTGCCGCTCGCCAAGCCGGGCATCATCGCGCTCACGGTCTTCACGGTGCTGTGGTCGTGGAACGACCTGCTCTGGCCGCTCGTCGTGACCACCGACCCCGCGAAGATGCCGCTCTCGGTGGGCCTGTCGCAGCTCGTCGGGCTGCACGGCACTGACTACCCTGTGCTCATGGCGGGCGCCCTGCTCGCGACGCTGCCGATGCTCGTCACGTTCATGATCCTGCAGAAGCAGTTCATCCAGGGCATCGCGTTCTCGGGATCGAAGGGGTGA
- a CDS encoding SDR family oxidoreductase, whose translation MPKTALITGASSGLGAEFARQIAMTGADLVLVARDREALDEVAARIRSKYGVGVEVLPADLLKRRHLAKVVARISDPGRPIELLVNNAGFGLPLDFASNDLDDEVKHLALHVEVPMRLSHAALAHMLPRGRGRIVNVASVAGFIPRGTYGACKGWLISFSRWSNARYGAKGVTTTAVCPGFTHTNFHERMGLAPGKEGVPAWMWLDARTVVAEGLRDAARGKGVSVPSLRYRLLVGLSRLAPASLVMRAGERGR comes from the coding sequence ATGCCGAAGACCGCACTCATCACGGGTGCGAGCTCGGGCCTCGGAGCCGAGTTCGCCCGCCAGATCGCCATGACCGGCGCCGACCTCGTGCTCGTCGCCCGCGACCGCGAGGCGCTCGACGAGGTCGCGGCCCGGATCCGCTCGAAGTACGGAGTGGGCGTCGAGGTGCTTCCGGCCGACCTGTTGAAGCGCCGCCACCTCGCGAAGGTGGTCGCGCGCATCTCCGACCCGGGGCGCCCCATCGAGCTGCTCGTGAACAACGCCGGCTTCGGGCTGCCGCTCGACTTCGCCTCTAACGACCTCGACGACGAGGTGAAGCACCTGGCCCTGCACGTCGAGGTGCCCATGCGGCTGAGCCACGCGGCGCTCGCGCACATGCTGCCGCGCGGACGCGGACGCATCGTGAACGTGGCCTCGGTCGCGGGCTTCATCCCCCGGGGCACGTACGGCGCCTGCAAGGGGTGGCTCATCAGCTTCAGCCGCTGGTCGAACGCGAGGTACGGCGCGAAGGGGGTCACGACGACGGCCGTCTGCCCCGGCTTCACCCACACGAACTTCCACGAGCGCATGGGCCTGGCTCCCGGCAAGGAGGGAGTGCCCGCCTGGATGTGGCTCGACGCACGCACGGTGGTCGCCGAGGGCCTGCGCGATGCGGCGCGCGGCAAGGGCGTCTCGGTGCCGTCGCTGCGCTACCGCCTGCTCGTCGGACTCAGTCGGCTGGCACCCGCCTCGCTCGTGATGCGGGCCGGCGAGCGCGGGCGCTGA
- a CDS encoding Gfo/Idh/MocA family protein, which produces MDLTIGIVGFGARASLRHEAHRPGAGSRITAVCDLSESARAAASTEYPDALVTDSLDELLGSGIDAVMVLTPDDTHARIAIAALEAGVAVFCEKPLAIDLADADAVLETARRTGTRLYVGHNMRHMPVVVLMRRLILEGRIGEVKAVWCRHFVGNGGDYYFKDWHADRRRTTGLLLQKGAHDLDVIHWLAGAYADRVSAMGSLSVYGGIDDRRDRSGERMPDWFSLDNWPPASLTGLNPVVDVEDVSMVNLHLSNGVLASYQQCHFAPDYWRNYTVIGTEGRIENLGDTAGSTVALWNRRHQGAAVPDESFAVPEVADAGHEGADELLIAEFLRFVRDGGLTETSPIAAREAVAAGVLATESLRGDGSALAVPALADDLVEYFERGQVEASVTIEESVSLGR; this is translated from the coding sequence GTGGATCTCACCATCGGCATCGTCGGCTTCGGCGCACGCGCGAGCCTCAGGCACGAGGCGCACCGACCCGGAGCGGGCAGCCGCATCACGGCGGTCTGCGACCTCTCGGAGTCGGCACGCGCGGCCGCCTCGACCGAGTACCCCGACGCGCTCGTCACCGACTCGCTCGACGAGCTGCTCGGCTCGGGCATCGACGCCGTCATGGTACTGACGCCCGACGACACGCATGCGCGCATCGCGATCGCCGCCCTCGAGGCGGGCGTCGCCGTGTTCTGCGAGAAGCCGCTCGCGATCGACCTCGCCGACGCCGACGCCGTGCTCGAGACCGCCCGCCGCACGGGCACGCGACTGTACGTCGGGCACAACATGCGCCACATGCCGGTGGTCGTGCTCATGCGACGGCTCATCCTCGAGGGACGCATCGGCGAGGTGAAGGCCGTCTGGTGCCGCCACTTCGTCGGCAACGGCGGCGACTACTACTTCAAGGACTGGCACGCCGACCGGCGCCGCACGACCGGCCTGCTGCTGCAGAAGGGCGCGCACGACCTCGACGTCATCCACTGGCTCGCCGGCGCCTACGCCGACCGCGTCTCGGCGATGGGCTCGCTCAGCGTCTACGGCGGCATCGACGACCGCCGCGACCGATCGGGCGAGCGGATGCCCGACTGGTTCAGCCTCGACAACTGGCCGCCCGCCTCGCTCACCGGGCTGAACCCCGTCGTCGACGTCGAAGACGTGTCGATGGTGAACCTGCACCTGTCGAACGGCGTGCTCGCGAGCTACCAGCAGTGCCACTTCGCGCCCGACTACTGGCGCAACTACACCGTGATCGGCACCGAGGGGCGCATCGAGAACCTCGGCGACACCGCCGGATCGACCGTCGCACTCTGGAACCGCCGCCACCAGGGCGCCGCCGTGCCCGACGAGTCGTTCGCGGTGCCCGAGGTCGCCGACGCCGGGCACGAGGGCGCCGACGAGCTGCTCATCGCGGAGTTCCTGCGGTTCGTGCGCGACGGCGGACTCACCGAGACCTCGCCGATCGCCGCCCGCGAGGCGGTCGCGGCCGGCGTGCTCGCGACCGAGTCGCTCCGCGGCGACGGATCCGCGCTCGCCGTGCCCGCGCTCGCCGACGACCTGGTCGAGTACTTCGAGCGCGGCCAGGTCGAGGCATCCGTCACCATCGAGGAATCCGTCAGCCTCGGTCGCTGA
- a CDS encoding LacI family DNA-binding transcriptional regulator, translating into MTHPAESAAPKRRPTLRMVADLAGVSTATVSYVFSGRSGSNGSGVAEDTARRVLAAAEELHYRPNRSARAMRTGRTGMIQLSLHMLSDPWSLAVADAVNVEANRHGLTTLILADGDWHTALDRVESDVAYLDGAGHDDVARRKLADLVDRGQRLVVFSEHLEPDGYDVVRSDAIPGCHLAMEHLLERHTQIGCLVSEAAVTGAAHGVTRYTPYLEGLRALGIEPDPAWTATFGDTQASAFQAAVRLLSGERRPTAIYASTDFAAIAAINAAHMLGLRVPHDVAVVGIGNTPDAQLVAPTLTTVGPTDFYERQAELIIGRALESERSAGELHVFPWSLHLGGSTDLDAPAPRPGT; encoded by the coding sequence ATGACGCATCCAGCTGAGTCCGCCGCGCCGAAGCGGCGCCCCACCCTGCGCATGGTCGCCGACCTCGCGGGCGTCTCGACCGCGACCGTCTCGTACGTCTTCTCGGGTCGCTCGGGATCGAACGGATCGGGCGTCGCCGAGGACACCGCCCGCCGCGTGCTCGCCGCCGCCGAGGAGCTGCACTACCGGCCGAACCGCTCGGCCCGCGCGATGCGCACGGGGCGCACGGGCATGATCCAGCTCTCGCTGCACATGCTGAGCGACCCGTGGTCGCTCGCGGTCGCCGACGCGGTGAACGTCGAGGCGAACCGGCACGGACTGACCACGCTGATCCTCGCCGACGGCGACTGGCACACGGCGCTCGACCGCGTCGAGAGCGACGTCGCCTACCTCGACGGCGCCGGCCACGACGACGTCGCGCGCCGCAAGCTCGCCGATCTCGTCGACCGCGGCCAGCGGCTCGTCGTCTTCTCGGAGCACCTCGAGCCCGACGGCTACGACGTGGTCCGGTCCGACGCGATCCCGGGATGCCACCTGGCGATGGAGCACCTGCTCGAACGGCACACGCAGATCGGATGCCTCGTCTCAGAGGCCGCGGTCACGGGAGCCGCCCACGGCGTCACGAGGTACACCCCGTACCTCGAGGGCCTGCGGGCGCTCGGCATCGAGCCGGACCCCGCGTGGACGGCGACGTTCGGCGACACGCAGGCCAGCGCGTTCCAGGCGGCCGTGCGGCTGCTCTCGGGCGAGCGCCGGCCGACCGCGATCTACGCCTCGACCGACTTCGCGGCGATCGCGGCGATCAACGCGGCGCACATGCTCGGCCTGCGGGTGCCGCACGACGTGGCCGTCGTCGGCATCGGCAACACGCCCGACGCGCAGCTCGTCGCACCGACCCTCACCACCGTCGGCCCGACCGACTTCTACGAGCGCCAGGCCGAGCTCATCATCGGGCGTGCGCTCGAGTCCGAGCGCTCCGCGGGGGAGCTGCACGTGTTCCCGTGGTCGCTGCACCTGGGCGGCTCGACCGACCTCGACGCGCCCGCGCCGCGGCCCGGCACCTGA